In Cydia fagiglandana chromosome 3, ilCydFagi1.1, whole genome shotgun sequence, the following are encoded in one genomic region:
- the LOC134680516 gene encoding uncharacterized protein LOC134680516, whose product MYEKLTIKGELKYIPTQRKTLKEEAVPTIEHQFIPIPEHELQANTIHIEESFEPYPNQLKDEQQQQINAEQQELSEDQNDSNNLMDYEMIQQDFAEPLFSQYQDTNVTINPIENFKSKFRAFSLLPPFWLHAENPNGLEFMRMDPKTQKIKHHIRLNDDLTVTVIFPNNEQLPLKEKINSYDNTYDYLKSVERWPLCVGTQIDDNKFCK is encoded by the exons atgtacgaaaagttaactattaaaGGAGAGCTCAAATATATTCCTACACAAAGAAAAACGCTTAAGGAAGAAGCTGTGCCCACGATTGAGCATCAGTTTATTCCCATTCCCGAACATGAACTCCAAGCCAATACTATTCACATAGAGGAATCTTTCGAACCATACCCCAATCAACTTAAGGACGAGCAGCAACAACAAATCAATGCCGAGCAACAGGAATTATCAGAAGATCAAAATGATTCTAATAATTTAATGGATTATGAAATGATACAACAGGACTTTGCGGAACCATTGTTTAGTCAATATCAGGATACTAATGTAACAATTAATCCAATagagaattttaaaagtaagtttcgggcattttcgttgttgccgcctttttggctacatgcagaaaatcctaatgggctggaatttatgcgaatggatccaaaaactcagaagattaaacatcatatacgtttaaacgatgatctaactgtcact gtaatttttcccaataatgaacaattgccactaaaggagaaaattaattcatatgacaacacctacgattacttaaaatcggttgaaagatggcctttgtgcgttggtactcagattgacgacaataa attttgtaaa